Proteins from a genomic interval of Cryptococcus neoformans var. grubii H99 chromosome 8, complete sequence:
- a CDS encoding arginase, whose product MPSRVSPSLRQSLAAPLRASRMGISPIQKTFTHSSAPRNHHITAQPNSEKGPTSPTYNYKFLNKPATASLVGCPFSGGQGRAGVDLAPNKLVSAGLVDQISALGWNVHYESHQNFLDIPYNPLPSSSPVASTKGPSTHTTTAQGEKMVQRLPDPDIGNMKKPRLVSAVNEMVAKEVGDIAEKGWLPVTLGGDHSLAMGTIAGTKRKYPNAGVVWVDAHADINTPLTTESGNLHGCPVSFLLGLDGCDVEPFNKWLKPCLKPEDIVYIGLRDIDDAEKKILKENNIKTFTMHHVDKHGIGKVMELALQYINPSRDRPLHLSFDVDALDPTVAPSTGTPVRGGLTFREGHYITEVVAETGCLVALDIMEVNPSLLDPRSVEMTVAAGCSLTRASLGETLL is encoded by the exons ATGCCCTCTCGcgtttctccatctcttcgtCAATCCCTTGCTGCCCCGTTGAGGGCATCCAGGATGGGCATTTCCCCTATTCAAAAAACATTCACCCACTCCTCAGCACCCAGGAATCATCACATCACCGCTCAACCTAACAGTGAGAAGGGTCCTACCTCGCCTACTTACAACTACAAGTTTTTGAACAAGCCTGCTACTGCTTCT CTTGTCGGATGCCCTTTTAG CGGTGGACAAGGTCGAGCCGGTGTCGATCTCGCACCAAACAAGCTCGTCTCTGCCGGTCTTGTCGACCAAATCTCGGCCCTAGGCTGGAACGTCCATTACGAATCCCACCAAAACTTCCTCGACATTCCTTacaatcctcttccttcctcttcccccgtCGCTTCAACCAAAGGCCCCTCTACCCACACTACTACCGCTCAGGGCGAAAAGATGGTCCAGAGGTTGCCGGACCCTGATATTGGAAACATGAAGAAGCCTAGATTAGTCAGTGCGGTGAATGAGATGGTGGCCAAGGAGGTTGGGGATATCGCGGAGAAAGGATGGTTGCCTGTGACTTTGGGAGGCGACCATAGTTTGGCGATGGGCACTATTGCTGGTACTAAGCGCAAGTACCCTAACGCTGGTGTGGTCTGG GTTGATGCTCACGCTGATATTAACACCCCCTTGACCACTGAGTCTGGCAACCTCCACGGCTGCCCtgtttctttcctcttggGTTTGGATGGCTGTGACGTCGAGCCTTTCAACAAGTGGCTTAAACCTTGCCTCAAGCCCGAAGATAT CGTCTACATCGGCCTTCGAGACATTGACGACgctgagaagaagatcctGAAGGAAAATAACATCAAAACTTTCACTATGCACCATGTCGACAAGCACGGTATCGGCAAAGTCATGGAACTCGCGCTTCAGTATATCAACCCCAGTCGTGACCGACCCCTTCACCTCAGTTTCGACGTTGACGCGCTTGACCCTACCGTCGCTCCTA GCACTGGTACCCCCGTTCGAGGTGGTCTGACTTTCCGAGAAG GGCATTACATTACCGAGGTTGTTGCCGAGACCGGCTGCCTTGTCGCTTTGGATATCATG GAGGTCAACCCTTCCCTGCTTGACCCCAGGTCCGTCGAGATGACGGTCGCCGCTGGCTGCTCCCTCACGCGGGCGTC